One Peromyscus leucopus breed LL Stock chromosome 6, UCI_PerLeu_2.1, whole genome shotgun sequence genomic region harbors:
- the Clcc1 gene encoding chloride channel CLIC-like protein 1 produces the protein MLCLLLLCGCLLPITGYAHDDDWIDPTDMLNYDAASGTMRKSQVKYGTSEKTEVSPDLSNAEELSDCLHRLDSLTHKVDDCEKKKMKDYESQSNPVFRRYLNKILIEAGKLGLPDENKVDMHYDAEILLTRQTLLEIQKFLRGEEWKPGALDDALSDILIKFKCHDSAAWKWRFEDSFGVDPYNVFMVLLCLLCIVALVATELWTYVRWYTQLRRVFIISFLFSLGWNWIYLYKVAFAQHQANVAKMAPLDDVCVEKLDWTGSLWEWFRSSWTYKDDPCQKYYELLLINPIWLVPPTKALAVTFTNFVTEPLKHIGKGTGEFIKALMKEIPVLLQIPVLVIIALAVLSFCYGAGRSFPMLRHLGGPEREAPRALEPDGRRRLKEPDYRLQGGAGDADFSYRGPAGSIEQGPYDKTHVCKRDVLRQRDVDRRFHTGNKSPEVLRAFDLPDTEAPEHPQVVPSHKSSIVNTNLKETSGLPGESTSTEHSQSAEAVSGQVAGTAEGLPTAEKAPLKLDSACSPQGGATLSPGAAACGTDPVSSPCG, from the exons ATGCTGTGTTTGCTGCTCCTTTGTGGATGTCTTTTGCCAATAACCGGTTATGCTCATGATGATGACTGGATTGACCCCACAGATATGCTTAATTATGATGCCGCTTCAGGAACAATGAGAAAATCTCAG GTGAAATATGGTACATCTGAGAAAACGGAAGTGAGCCCTGACTTGTCAAATGCCGAGGAATTATCAGACTGTTTGCACAGACTTGATTCTTTGACTCACAAG GTTGATGActgtgaaaagaagaaaatgaaagattatGAAAGTCAAAGTAATCCTGTTTTTAGGAGATACTTAAATAAGATTTTAATTGAAGCCGGCAAGCTTGGACTT CCTGATGAAAACAAAGTTGATATGCATTACGATGCTGAGATTCTCCTTACCAGACAAACACTACTGGAGATACAGAAGTTCCTCCGTGGAGAAGAGTGGAAGCCAGGCGCCTTGGATGATGCATTAAGTGATATTTTAATCAAGTTTAAGTGTCATGACTCAGCAGCATGGAAGTGGCGATTTGAAGACTCCTTTGGAGTGGACCCGTACAATGTGTTTATG GTACTCTTGTGTCTGCTCTGCATTGTGGCCTTGGTGGCTACGGAGCTGTGGACGTATGTTCGCTGGTACACGCAGCTGAGACGAGTTTTTATCATCAGTTTTCTCTTCAGCTTGGGATGGAATTGGATCTATCTGTATAAG GTAGCTTTTGCTCAGCATCAGGCCAACGTTGCCAAGATGGCGCCATTGGATGATGTGTGTGTTGAGAAGCTGGATTGGACTGGAAGTCTCTGGG AGTGGTTTAGAAGTTCATGGACCTATAAGGATGACCCATGCCAAAAGTACTATGAGCTCCTATTAATCAACCCTATTTGGTTGGTTCCACCAACAAAG GCCCTGGCCGTTACATTCACGAACTTTGTGACAGAACCGTTAAAGCACATTGGAAAAGGAACGGGTGAATTCATTAAAGCCCTCATGAAGGAGATCCCGGTGCTCCTGCAGATTCCGGTGCTGGTGATTATAGCATTAGCTGTCCTG AGCTTCTGCTATGGTGCTGGAAGGTCATTCCCCATGCTGAGACACTTGGGTGGTCCTGAAAGAGAAGCTCCCCGGGCCCTTGAGCCAGATGGCAGACGCCGGCTGAAGGAGCCTGACTATAGACTCCAGGGTGGAGCAGGTGATGCAGACTTCTCTTACAGGGGCCCAGCTGGCTCCATCGAGCAAGGCCCCTATGACAAAACGCATGTGTGTAAAAGAGATGTGTTGAGACAGAGAGACGTTGATAGGAGATTTCACACTGGCAACAAGAGCCCCGAAGTGCTCCGGGCATTTGACTTACCTGACACAGAGGCGCCAGAGCATCCACAAGTGGTACCCAGC cataaatCGTCCATCGTGAATACCAACCTCAAAGAGACCAGTGGACTCCCAGGAGAAAGCACCTCAACAGAACACAGCCAGTCTGCCGAGGCCGTCTCGGGCCAAGTTGCAGGGACTGCGGAAGGCTTGCCCACAGCGGAGAAGGCCCCGCTGAAGCTAGACTCTGCATGCAGCCCACAGGGAGGTGCCACACTCAGCCCAGGAGCTGCAGCATGCGGGACTGATCCTGTCAGCAGCCCGTGTGGCTAA